The following coding sequences lie in one uncultured Mailhella sp. genomic window:
- a CDS encoding symporter has translation MKRILVFLKQWALVVAIIAGALGHSVFSHLSFLSPYLLIAMLLFTFCGMSLRTVRIHRLHVMLLALQMAGSLVLYWILLGWNDLAAQTVGLIMLVPTATAAATITGMLGGSVGFLATYVFLGTFSSIVAAPLLVPMMAPGHVDMPFFASMLSVFFKVGPILFVPFFCALALQSFAPRVCESIVRKNFVSYYLWVAMILILMGSTFDMLLSPGRKDVGAEIVVAACGVVVCMLQFLVGKLLGSLYHRRISAGQALAQKNLMLAMWLAFQYFDPMVVVGLAAYSVTQNVFNATQLWLKGRMDGRVQERLHAYHEQKHHGADGGVK, from the coding sequence ATGAAACGTATTCTTGTTTTTCTCAAGCAGTGGGCTCTGGTGGTGGCCATCATCGCCGGAGCGCTGGGGCACTCCGTCTTTTCCCATTTGTCCTTTCTCTCTCCGTATCTGCTCATAGCCATGCTGCTGTTCACCTTCTGCGGCATGTCGCTGCGAACGGTGCGCATTCATCGTCTGCACGTCATGCTGCTCGCGCTGCAGATGGCGGGAAGTCTGGTCCTGTACTGGATTCTTCTCGGATGGAACGATCTTGCAGCGCAGACGGTGGGGCTTATCATGCTCGTGCCCACGGCTACGGCCGCCGCCACCATTACCGGCATGCTCGGGGGCAGCGTCGGCTTTCTGGCGACCTATGTGTTTCTCGGCACGTTTTCCTCCATCGTGGCCGCGCCGCTGCTCGTGCCCATGATGGCTCCCGGGCACGTGGACATGCCGTTCTTCGCTTCCATGCTGTCGGTGTTCTTCAAGGTCGGCCCCATTCTCTTCGTGCCGTTTTTCTGCGCGCTTGCGCTTCAGTCCTTTGCGCCGCGCGTGTGTGAGAGCATAGTTCGCAAAAATTTCGTCTCCTATTATCTCTGGGTGGCCATGATTCTCATTCTCATGGGCAGCACCTTCGACATGCTGCTGTCGCCCGGACGCAAGGACGTCGGCGCGGAAATCGTGGTGGCCGCGTGCGGCGTGGTGGTGTGCATGCTGCAGTTTCTGGTGGGCAAGCTGCTCGGCTCCCTGTATCATCGGCGCATTTCGGCCGGTCAGGCGCTGGCGCAGAAGAATCTCATGCTGGCCATGTGGCTGGCCTTCCAGTATTTCGATCCCATGGTGGTGGTCGGACTTGCGGCCTATTCCGTCACGCAGAACGTGTTCAACGCCACGCAGCTCTGGCTCAAGGGCCGGATGGACGGGCGGGTGCAGGAGCGGCTGCACGCGTACCACGAGCAGAAGCATCACGGCGCGGACGGAGGCGTGAAGTAA
- a CDS encoding carbon-nitrogen family hydrolase, whose product MKIGVLQMDVIKGDRQANLEKAQRLAAEAAALAVPPDALVLPELWSTGYALERAGELASPLGREDADFLGELARRHHAAFIGGSVLSAQDGKVFNRAQVIDAEGRYVTGYDKIHLFRLMDEHRFLARGRETRLFSFSGMRCALAICYDIRFCELIRKLAVAGAEALFVSAEWPMVRRDHWETLLRARAIENQMYVVACNRCGGEDGERFAGNSMIVAPDGEVLACAGDGEEVIAAELDAERVRRVRESIPVFLDREPELY is encoded by the coding sequence GTGAAGATAGGCGTGTTGCAGATGGACGTGATCAAGGGCGACCGGCAGGCCAACCTGGAAAAGGCGCAGCGTCTTGCGGCAGAGGCCGCGGCTCTGGCGGTTCCGCCGGATGCGCTGGTGCTGCCGGAACTGTGGTCCACGGGCTACGCGCTGGAGCGGGCCGGGGAACTCGCCTCGCCTTTGGGCCGGGAGGACGCCGATTTTCTCGGAGAGCTTGCGCGGCGGCATCATGCGGCATTCATCGGTGGTTCCGTGCTTTCGGCGCAGGACGGCAAGGTGTTCAACCGCGCGCAGGTCATTGACGCGGAAGGCCGGTACGTGACCGGCTACGACAAAATTCATCTGTTCCGCCTGATGGACGAGCACAGGTTTCTGGCCAGGGGCCGGGAGACGCGCTTGTTTTCGTTTTCGGGCATGCGCTGCGCGCTGGCCATATGCTACGACATCCGCTTCTGCGAGCTCATCCGCAAGCTGGCCGTGGCCGGTGCGGAGGCGCTGTTCGTCAGCGCCGAGTGGCCCATGGTCAGGCGCGATCACTGGGAAACGCTGCTGCGCGCCCGCGCCATTGAAAATCAGATGTACGTGGTGGCCTGCAACCGCTGCGGCGGCGAGGACGGGGAACGCTTTGCGGGGAATTCCATGATCGTTGCGCCGGACGGCGAGGTGCTGGCCTGCGCAGGAGACGGCGAAGAGGTCATTGCGGCGGAACTGGATGCGGAACGCGTCCGCCGCGTGCGGGAGAGCATTCCCGTGTTTCTCGACAGAGAGCCCGAGCTCTACTGA
- a CDS encoding sodium-dependent transporter, with the protein MSQQASSDPGKGSARGLFSGNIGFILAVAGSAVGLGNIWRFPYLAAKYGGGIFLLVYLILMLTFGYSLIVAETSLGRKTRLSPVGAYRAFGQMQRNPFLVFGGWVNAVVPMLILPYYCLIGGWIVKYLFEYVVGDVSLVAGDGYFGSFISSPLEPILWNLIFLGCTLGIILKGVEGGVERASRVMMPLLLVLAVIVAVYSMTRPGAGAGIYYYLVPDFSKFSIMTVVAACGQLFFSLSIGMGILITYGSYMKKEVNVEEATYSIGLMDTLVATLAGFMIIPAVFAFSGGTAEALNAGPSLMFITIPKIFESMGFGGVIGAVFFLMVFFAALTSSISIMETCVSTLTDELHWSRRKSALFMTFEAIALGVPCSLGFGVWDFISIAGLSILDMMDFLASLILCPLAAMLTCLLIGRIVGIENLISEVKLSSAFHGEKIFRICISWLAPLLLLVVLVSSVAAALGIIKI; encoded by the coding sequence ATGTCCCAGCAGGCCTCATCCGATCCTGGCAAAGGCAGTGCCCGCGGCCTCTTTTCCGGCAACATAGGTTTCATTCTCGCCGTGGCCGGCTCTGCCGTGGGCCTCGGCAACATCTGGCGCTTTCCTTATCTCGCCGCCAAGTACGGGGGAGGCATCTTCCTGCTGGTCTATCTCATTCTCATGCTCACCTTCGGCTACTCGCTCATCGTGGCCGAAACCAGCCTCGGCAGAAAGACAAGACTCAGCCCCGTGGGAGCCTATCGCGCCTTCGGCCAGATGCAGCGCAATCCCTTCCTGGTGTTCGGCGGCTGGGTCAACGCCGTCGTGCCCATGCTCATTCTGCCCTACTACTGCCTCATCGGCGGCTGGATCGTAAAATATCTGTTCGAGTACGTCGTGGGCGACGTCAGCCTCGTGGCCGGAGACGGCTACTTCGGCAGCTTCATCTCCTCGCCGCTTGAACCCATTCTCTGGAATCTCATCTTCCTCGGCTGCACTCTCGGCATCATTCTCAAGGGCGTGGAAGGCGGCGTGGAACGCGCCTCGCGCGTCATGATGCCCCTGCTGCTCGTGCTCGCCGTCATTGTGGCCGTCTATTCCATGACCCGTCCCGGCGCGGGCGCGGGCATCTACTACTACCTTGTGCCCGACTTCTCCAAGTTCTCCATCATGACCGTGGTGGCCGCCTGCGGACAGCTCTTCTTCTCCCTGTCCATAGGCATGGGCATCCTCATCACCTACGGCTCCTACATGAAGAAGGAAGTCAACGTCGAAGAGGCCACCTACAGCATCGGTCTCATGGACACCCTCGTCGCCACGCTCGCCGGCTTCATGATCATTCCCGCCGTGTTCGCCTTCTCCGGCGGCACCGCCGAAGCGCTGAACGCCGGCCCCTCGCTCATGTTCATCACCATTCCCAAAATCTTCGAGAGCATGGGCTTCGGCGGCGTCATCGGCGCCGTGTTCTTCCTCATGGTGTTCTTCGCCGCCCTCACCTCCAGCATTTCCATCATGGAAACCTGCGTGTCCACGCTCACCGACGAACTTCACTGGTCGCGCAGAAAGAGCGCCCTGTTCATGACCTTTGAAGCCATCGCCCTCGGCGTGCCCTGCTCCCTCGGCTTCGGCGTGTGGGACTTCATCTCCATTGCCGGACTCAGCATCCTCGACATGATGGACTTCCTCGCCAGCCTCATTCTCTGCCCGCTGGCCGCCATGCTTACCTGCCTGCTCATCGGCCGCATCGTGGGCATCGAAAACCTCATTTCCGAAGTGAAGCTCTCCTCCGCCTTCCACGGCGAAAAGATCTTCCGCATCTGCATTTCCTGGCTCGCCCCCCTGCTGCTGCTCGTGGTGCTCGTCTCCTCCGTGGCTGCAGCCCTCGGCATCATCAAAATCTGA
- a CDS encoding TraR/DksA C4-type zinc finger protein, translating to MMEAGTLERLNAELEEEQERLRYLRGLFQGESMPDKLDDALHMESVRFAGTLADRSARRLSALRRLALGGAGEERFCEDCGEPIPLSRILAAPECVCCRRCQAVREGDPAALAELED from the coding sequence ATGATGGAAGCGGGAACTCTTGAACGTCTGAACGCCGAACTTGAGGAGGAACAGGAACGTCTGCGGTATCTGCGGGGCCTGTTTCAGGGCGAATCCATGCCGGACAAGCTCGACGACGCCCTGCACATGGAGTCCGTGCGCTTTGCGGGCACCCTTGCCGACAGAAGCGCCAGACGACTGAGCGCCCTGCGCAGACTGGCGCTCGGCGGCGCGGGGGAAGAACGCTTCTGCGAAGACTGCGGGGAACCCATTCCGCTCTCCCGCATACTGGCCGCGCCGGAATGCGTGTGCTGCCGCCGCTGCCAGGCCGTACGCGAAGGCGATCCCGCCGCGCTCGCCGAGCTTGAGGACTGA
- a CDS encoding Na/Pi cotransporter family protein: MSFFTAMQLLGGVGIFLYAIKLISESLQMVAGERLRNIIGMFTKTPVLGVFLGTAVTMVIQSSSATTVMTVSFVDAGLMNLTQAIGVIMGANIGTTVTGQILAFRVKDLAYLFVIVGVLLIFVCPSRKLKHLGEGLLGFGLLFIGMQTMESSMAFLRDRQDLFLAFSNNPLLGLAAGTLLTLLVQSSSATVGLTIALGTQGLIPLEAAIPIIFGDNIGTTVTAVLAALGTGRAARQACAAHVLFNVIGVCIWMPLMPLWIGFIEASSSSIGHQIANAHTMFNICNTILFLPFVKPFAALIRKIIPDADRIDRRDAAYLDPHLIQRTPVVAVSAVKHECRHMGEIVLELLDRTEKVFFEEKDDEKEEVLRLEEKIDRLETAIRSYASDIMQTGLDGKDADMLEACVVSAGDLERIGDKGKRLIDFYEYRRKRGDDFSSAAMNEVRSLFFETRRAVRLALDVFGSEPFTAREKETLDALADHIRELESSLRASHASRLSAGHCSPESGLVFIDVLGAIEQIAYRSRKIADHMAGRQSAEA; the protein is encoded by the coding sequence ATGTCGTTTTTTACAGCCATGCAGCTTTTAGGCGGCGTGGGAATTTTTCTCTACGCCATCAAGCTCATCAGCGAATCCCTGCAGATGGTGGCCGGCGAGAGACTGCGCAACATCATAGGCATGTTTACGAAAACGCCCGTTCTGGGCGTTTTTTTGGGTACGGCTGTCACCATGGTCATTCAGAGCAGCAGCGCGACCACCGTCATGACGGTGAGCTTCGTGGACGCCGGTCTCATGAATCTTACCCAGGCCATCGGCGTCATCATGGGCGCCAACATCGGCACCACGGTCACGGGACAGATTCTGGCCTTCCGGGTCAAGGATCTGGCGTATCTGTTCGTCATCGTGGGCGTGCTGCTCATCTTCGTCTGCCCGTCAAGGAAGCTCAAGCATCTGGGCGAAGGCCTGCTCGGCTTCGGACTGCTCTTCATAGGCATGCAGACCATGGAAAGTTCCATGGCCTTTCTGCGCGACAGGCAGGATCTTTTCCTCGCCTTCAGCAACAATCCGCTGCTCGGCCTTGCCGCAGGCACGCTGCTCACGCTGCTTGTGCAGTCGAGTTCCGCCACGGTGGGCCTGACCATCGCCCTCGGCACGCAGGGACTCATTCCCCTGGAAGCGGCCATTCCCATCATTTTCGGCGACAACATCGGCACCACGGTCACGGCGGTGCTCGCGGCGCTCGGCACGGGACGCGCCGCGCGTCAGGCCTGCGCGGCCCACGTGCTGTTCAACGTCATCGGCGTGTGCATCTGGATGCCGCTCATGCCTCTGTGGATCGGCTTCATCGAAGCGTCGTCCTCGTCCATCGGGCATCAGATAGCCAACGCCCACACCATGTTCAACATCTGCAACACCATTCTTTTCCTGCCCTTTGTCAAGCCCTTTGCGGCGCTCATCCGCAAGATCATTCCCGACGCGGACCGCATCGACCGCCGCGACGCCGCCTATCTCGATCCTCATCTCATCCAGCGCACGCCCGTGGTGGCCGTGAGCGCCGTGAAGCATGAATGCCGTCACATGGGCGAAATCGTGCTCGAACTTCTGGATCGCACGGAAAAGGTGTTCTTCGAGGAGAAGGACGACGAGAAGGAAGAAGTGCTGCGTCTGGAAGAAAAAATCGACCGGCTGGAAACGGCGATCCGCAGCTATGCTTCGGACATCATGCAGACCGGTCTTGACGGAAAGGACGCCGACATGCTGGAAGCCTGCGTGGTGAGCGCGGGCGATCTCGAACGCATAGGCGACAAGGGCAAGAGACTCATCGACTTTTACGAATACCGCAGAAAGAGGGGCGACGACTTTTCTTCTGCGGCCATGAACGAAGTACGTTCGCTCTTTTTTGAAACGCGTCGGGCCGTGCGGCTGGCGCTGGACGTGTTCGGCTCCGAACCGTTCACCGCCAGAGAGAAGGAAACGCTGGACGCCCTGGCCGATCATATCCGCGAGCTGGAATCCTCGCTGCGGGCAAGCCACGCTTCCCGCCTGAGCGCCGGACACTGCTCTCCCGAATCCGGTCTGGTCTTCATTGACGTGCTTGGAGCCATCGAGCAAATAGCGTATCGTTCAAGAAAGATCGCCGATCACATGGCGGGTCGGCAGAGTGCGGAGGCGTAA
- the ppk1 gene encoding polyphosphate kinase 1 yields the protein MAENKEHMTEPQEAGQKKIDLTAQDYYLNRELSWLDFNARVLQTALDERLPLLEQTKFLSIFYNNLDEFFMVRVAKVLRQYREGAASCEADRMTPSRQLAEIRRKASSLLSLASEHWQKKLVPLLRERDVHLVHYDELTEKQRRFLLAYFRDEIYPVLTPQAIDPGHPFPTISNLSLNFIIRLQGRDGIARFARLRCPSNVSRFIFIPRNKEAKTYASLGLKANVRDADILLLEELIGEHLGLLFPGYTVVDYGLFRITRNTDVDIDEDESEDLLEAVQDMVEQRRFGGVVRLETARGMSSDLSEFLIKRLGLKPFQVYRVKGPLAFAQFMSLYGLDRPGLKIPGHSPAIPPVLQTDSLFRIIRKQDVFLHHPYDSFSPVLDFVQTAAEDPDVISIKQTLYRVGNDSPIVRSLIEARRRGKQVTAVVELKARFDEERNITWAEELEREGVNVVYGFVGMKIHAKLCLVVRREAEGVVSYAHIGTGNYNASTARLYTDMGILTCQPDICADMADLFNVMTGYAEKDNYRELLVSPNSMRRRLIEQIQNEIAVCARGGEGEIIMKCNQLVDRKIIRALYMASMAGVKVRLIVRGICCLLPGLPGVSENITVHSIVGRFLEHARVYWFRNGGSSCMFMGSADMMSRNLDRRIEVLTPVLDENIRRTLLEVLRLQLADNMQAWELRGNGEYVRLSPAEGSEPVNSQEILLKR from the coding sequence GTGGCCGAAAACAAAGAGCATATGACGGAGCCGCAGGAAGCGGGTCAGAAGAAAATAGACCTCACGGCGCAGGACTACTACCTCAACAGAGAACTGAGCTGGCTGGACTTCAACGCCCGCGTGCTTCAGACGGCGCTCGACGAGCGCCTGCCTCTTCTGGAGCAGACCAAGTTCCTGTCCATATTCTACAACAATCTCGACGAGTTCTTCATGGTGCGCGTGGCCAAGGTGCTGCGTCAGTACCGCGAGGGCGCGGCAAGCTGCGAGGCCGACCGCATGACCCCCTCGCGTCAGCTTGCCGAGATTCGCCGCAAGGCTTCGTCACTGCTGTCTCTGGCAAGCGAGCACTGGCAGAAGAAGCTCGTGCCCCTGCTCCGCGAACGGGACGTTCATCTCGTCCACTACGACGAACTCACGGAAAAGCAGCGGCGTTTTCTGCTGGCCTACTTCCGCGACGAAATTTATCCCGTGCTCACGCCGCAGGCCATTGATCCGGGGCATCCCTTTCCCACCATTTCCAATCTCAGCCTGAATTTCATCATCCGGCTCCAGGGCAGGGACGGCATTGCCCGCTTCGCCAGGCTGCGCTGTCCGAGCAACGTGTCGCGCTTCATCTTCATTCCGCGCAACAAGGAGGCCAAAACCTACGCCTCCCTCGGCCTGAAGGCCAACGTGCGCGACGCCGACATTCTGCTGCTTGAGGAACTCATCGGCGAGCATCTCGGGCTGCTGTTCCCGGGCTATACCGTGGTGGACTACGGCCTCTTCCGCATCACCCGCAACACCGACGTGGACATCGACGAGGACGAGAGCGAAGATCTGCTCGAAGCCGTGCAGGACATGGTGGAGCAGCGGCGCTTCGGCGGCGTGGTGCGCCTTGAGACCGCGCGCGGAATGTCGTCCGATCTTTCGGAATTTCTCATCAAGCGCCTGGGACTCAAGCCCTTTCAGGTATACCGCGTGAAGGGCCCGCTGGCCTTTGCGCAGTTCATGTCCCTTTACGGTCTGGACAGGCCCGGCCTCAAGATTCCGGGGCACAGTCCCGCGATTCCCCCGGTGCTGCAGACGGACAGCCTGTTCCGCATCATCCGCAAGCAGGACGTGTTTCTGCACCATCCCTACGACAGCTTCTCGCCGGTGCTGGACTTCGTGCAGACGGCCGCCGAAGATCCGGACGTCATTTCCATCAAGCAGACGCTCTACCGCGTGGGCAACGATTCGCCCATCGTGCGGTCGCTCATCGAGGCGCGCCGTCGCGGCAAGCAGGTGACGGCCGTGGTGGAACTCAAGGCCCGCTTCGACGAAGAGCGGAACATCACCTGGGCCGAGGAGCTGGAGCGCGAAGGCGTGAACGTGGTGTACGGCTTCGTGGGCATGAAGATTCACGCCAAGCTCTGCCTTGTGGTGCGCCGCGAGGCGGAAGGCGTGGTGAGCTACGCCCACATAGGCACGGGCAACTACAACGCCTCCACGGCGAGACTCTACACCGACATGGGCATTCTGACCTGCCAGCCCGACATCTGCGCCGACATGGCCGATCTTTTCAACGTCATGACCGGCTATGCGGAAAAGGACAACTATCGCGAACTTCTCGTTTCGCCCAATTCCATGCGCCGCCGTCTCATCGAGCAGATTCAGAACGAAATCGCCGTGTGCGCCCGCGGAGGCGAAGGCGAGATCATCATGAAGTGCAATCAGCTCGTGGACAGAAAGATCATCCGCGCGCTGTACATGGCGTCCATGGCGGGCGTGAAGGTGCGGCTCATCGTGCGCGGCATCTGCTGCCTGCTGCCCGGACTGCCCGGCGTGAGCGAGAACATCACGGTGCACTCCATCGTGGGGCGCTTTCTGGAACACGCCCGCGTGTACTGGTTCCGCAACGGCGGCAGCTCGTGCATGTTCATGGGCAGCGCGGACATGATGTCCCGCAATCTGGACAGACGCATCGAAGTGCTCACGCCCGTGCTCGACGAAAACATACGCCGCACGCTGCTTGAGGTGCTCAGGCTCCAGCTTGCCGACAACATGCAGGCCTGGGAGCTGCGCGGCAACGGCGAATACGTGCGCCTTTCCCCTGCGGAAGGAAGCGAGCCCGTCAATTCGCAGGAAATTCTTCTCAAGCGCTGA
- a CDS encoding Ppx/GppA phosphatase family protein: MPVENPAGRGRTVAIMDLGSNSLRMMIVRIGENRVTSVLNQVKQMVRLGEGAFGEHRLQPEPMRRTIAALRGFAGMCRSYGVDEIVALATAAVRDAANGQEFMDEVRRETGVDFTVISGREEARLICRGVSVALEPFAGKRMFIDIGGGSTELSVAEGSNILELESLKLGAVRLAGLFPGSGPVSSQCYAEMQKYVRDHAVLPLQRMEAQAPGELVGSSGTIQSLAEMAVAMARDSGKKTGDTAEILSYSSLRRVVKALCERNEEERMSLPGMNPRRTGILIQGAAILQTIMEELDFDSVRVSGRGLRDGALADYLERLFPEKGRLSVRDESVLRLARLCRFEETHSRHVAKLALMLFDSARELGLYRGPARMRELLHYAGLLHDIGIFISFTKHNVHSHYLIQNSEMLGFTQKEVSLMAALALFHRYGYSRKDKVCAALAEDWQEHARYLSLFLSLAEAMDKSHRQAVVSASFVRRAQGLALVMRATAPCPVEQERIKRCLKALEKCFGKTDMVWEASS, translated from the coding sequence ATGCCGGTTGAGAATCCTGCGGGCAGAGGGCGCACCGTCGCCATCATGGATCTGGGGTCGAACTCCCTGCGCATGATGATCGTCCGCATCGGTGAAAACCGCGTGACCAGCGTGCTCAATCAGGTGAAGCAGATGGTCAGGCTCGGCGAGGGCGCGTTCGGGGAACACAGGCTTCAGCCCGAACCCATGCGCCGCACCATTGCCGCGCTGCGCGGCTTTGCGGGCATGTGCCGTTCCTACGGCGTGGACGAGATTGTGGCGCTGGCCACCGCCGCCGTGCGCGACGCCGCCAACGGTCAGGAATTCATGGACGAGGTGCGCCGGGAAACCGGCGTGGACTTCACGGTGATCTCCGGCAGGGAAGAGGCCCGTCTCATCTGCCGCGGGGTGTCGGTGGCGCTGGAACCCTTTGCCGGAAAGCGCATGTTCATCGACATCGGCGGCGGCAGCACCGAGCTTTCCGTGGCGGAAGGCTCGAACATTCTGGAACTGGAGTCGCTCAAGCTCGGCGCGGTGCGTCTGGCCGGGCTTTTCCCCGGTTCCGGCCCGGTGAGCTCCCAGTGCTACGCGGAAATGCAGAAGTACGTGCGCGATCACGCGGTGCTGCCCCTCCAGCGCATGGAGGCGCAGGCTCCGGGCGAGCTGGTGGGCAGTTCCGGCACCATTCAGAGCCTTGCGGAAATGGCCGTGGCCATGGCCCGGGACAGCGGGAAAAAAACGGGCGACACCGCGGAAATACTCAGCTACAGCTCGCTTAGGCGCGTGGTGAAGGCGCTTTGCGAACGCAACGAGGAAGAGCGCATGTCGCTGCCCGGCATGAATCCCCGCCGAACGGGCATACTTATTCAGGGCGCGGCCATTCTTCAGACCATCATGGAGGAGCTGGACTTCGATTCCGTGCGGGTGTCCGGCCGCGGACTGCGCGACGGCGCGCTGGCCGACTATCTGGAGCGGCTGTTTCCCGAAAAGGGGCGGCTTTCCGTGCGCGACGAGAGCGTGCTGCGTCTGGCGCGGCTGTGCCGCTTTGAAGAAACGCATTCCAGACACGTGGCAAAGCTTGCCCTCATGCTTTTCGATTCCGCCCGGGAACTCGGTCTGTACCGCGGCCCCGCGCGCATGCGCGAGCTGCTGCACTACGCGGGACTGCTGCACGATATCGGCATCTTCATTTCCTTTACTAAGCACAACGTTCACAGCCACTACCTCATCCAGAACAGCGAGATGCTCGGCTTTACGCAGAAGGAAGTGTCGCTCATGGCCGCGCTGGCGCTGTTTCACCGCTACGGCTATTCCCGCAAGGACAAGGTCTGCGCCGCACTTGCCGAAGACTGGCAGGAGCACGCGAGATATCTTTCGCTGTTTCTGTCCCTGGCGGAAGCCATGGACAAGAGTCACCGGCAGGCCGTGGTGTCCGCATCGTTCGTCCGGCGCGCTCAGGGGCTTGCGCTCGTCATGCGCGCCACGGCGCCCTGTCCCGTGGAGCAGGAGCGGATCAAGCGCTGCCTCAAGGCGCTGGAAAAGTGCTTCGGCAAAACGGACATGGTGTGGGAAGCCTCATCGTAG
- the nifU gene encoding Fe-S cluster assembly protein NifU, translated as MWEYTETVRDHFLHPRNAGVLEDANVIGEAGSLACGDALKLMLKVNDQGIIEDVKFQTFGCASAIASSSALTELIKGKHMDEAAKLTNKEIAAYLGGLPKEKMHCSVMGEEALEDAVRHWKGLPSKAKEEEGRLVCKCFGVTDLQIIKVARENNLTTVEEVTDFIKAGGACGSCKDDIQSILDKLHAMEKPLEEIRPVPRMTNVQRMQKVMTIINEDIAPRLALDGGTIELVDVDGTTVVVALRGACSGCSASQLTLKNLVEKTLREQVDPAINVVEA; from the coding sequence ATGTGGGAATATACCGAGACTGTCCGTGACCACTTCCTGCATCCCCGCAACGCGGGCGTGCTTGAAGACGCCAATGTCATCGGCGAGGCTGGCAGCCTTGCCTGCGGCGACGCTCTGAAGCTCATGCTCAAGGTCAACGATCAGGGCATCATCGAAGACGTCAAGTTCCAGACCTTCGGCTGCGCGAGCGCCATTGCTTCGAGCTCCGCGCTGACCGAGCTCATCAAGGGCAAGCACATGGACGAGGCCGCCAAGCTCACGAACAAGGAAATCGCCGCGTATCTCGGCGGTCTTCCCAAGGAAAAGATGCACTGCTCCGTCATGGGCGAAGAGGCCCTGGAAGACGCCGTCCGTCACTGGAAGGGACTTCCCTCCAAGGCGAAGGAGGAAGAAGGCCGTCTCGTGTGCAAGTGCTTCGGCGTGACGGATCTGCAGATCATCAAGGTGGCCAGGGAAAACAACCTCACCACGGTGGAGGAAGTCACCGACTTCATCAAGGCCGGCGGCGCCTGCGGCAGCTGCAAGGACGACATTCAGTCCATTCTCGACAAGCTGCACGCCATGGAAAAGCCGCTTGAGGAAATCCGCCCCGTGCCCCGCATGACCAACGTGCAGCGCATGCAGAAGGTCATGACCATTATTAATGAAGACATTGCTCCGCGCCTCGCCCTTGACGGCGGCACCATCGAGCTTGTGGATGTGGACGGAACCACCGTTGTGGTGGCTCTGCGCGGCGCCTGTTCCGGTTGCTCTGCCAGCCAGCTGACGCTGAAGAACCTGGTGGAAAAGACGCTGCGCGAGCAGGTGGATCCCGCCATCAATGTTGTGGAGGCGTAA
- the nifS gene encoding cysteine desulfurase NifS, giving the protein MADRTDVIYLDNNATTRVAPEVVEAMMPAFGPLYGNASSMHTFGGQMGHYIQKAREQVAGILNADPEEIVFTSCGSESDNSAWYSATETQPEKRHVITTKVEHSAVLAYGHYLEDKGYEVTWLGVDDKGRLDLEELDRAIRPDTALVSMMFANNETGTVFPIADVARIVKSHGVQLHVDAVQAVGKEIIDLKKLPIDYLALSGHKLHAPKGIGALYIRRGTRFRPYLKGGHQERGRRAGTENVPYIIGLGKACELAAANMEKERTQVAALRDRLQAGLLAAIPHCKINGDQEHRLPNTLNISFEGVEGEALLLQLDQYGICASSGSACTSGSLEPSHVLRAMGVPFNYAHGSVRFSLSRYNTEAEIDRVIEVMPNIVSELRKISPFASFLKN; this is encoded by the coding sequence ATGGCCGACCGTACTGATGTGATTTATCTTGACAACAACGCCACCACGCGGGTTGCTCCCGAAGTGGTGGAAGCCATGATGCCCGCCTTCGGCCCGCTTTACGGCAACGCTTCCAGCATGCACACCTTCGGCGGCCAGATGGGCCACTACATCCAGAAGGCCCGCGAGCAGGTGGCCGGCATTCTCAATGCGGATCCGGAAGAGATCGTCTTCACTTCCTGCGGTTCCGAGTCCGACAACTCCGCCTGGTATTCCGCCACGGAAACCCAGCCGGAAAAGCGGCACGTCATCACCACCAAGGTGGAACATTCCGCGGTGCTGGCCTACGGTCACTACCTTGAGGACAAGGGCTACGAAGTGACCTGGCTCGGTGTGGACGACAAGGGCCGTCTCGACCTTGAGGAACTCGACCGCGCCATCCGTCCGGACACGGCGCTCGTGTCCATGATGTTCGCCAACAACGAAACCGGCACCGTCTTCCCCATCGCGGACGTGGCCAGAATCGTGAAGTCTCACGGCGTGCAGCTTCATGTGGACGCCGTGCAGGCCGTGGGCAAGGAAATCATCGACCTCAAGAAGCTGCCCATCGACTATCTGGCGCTTTCCGGCCACAAGCTGCATGCCCCCAAGGGCATCGGCGCGCTGTACATCCGTCGCGGCACGCGCTTCCGTCCCTACCTCAAGGGCGGTCATCAGGAACGCGGCCGTCGCGCAGGCACGGAAAACGTGCCCTACATCATCGGTCTCGGCAAGGCCTGCGAGCTCGCCGCGGCCAATATGGAAAAGGAACGCACCCAGGTCGCCGCGCTGCGCGATCGCCTGCAGGCCGGACTTCTGGCCGCCATTCCGCACTGCAAGATCAACGGCGATCAGGAACACCGCCTGCCCAACACGCTGAACATCTCCTTTGAAGGCGTGGAAGGCGAGGCCCTGCTGCTCCAGCTCGATCAGTACGGCATCTGCGCAAGCTCCGGTTCCGCCTGCACCTCCGGCAGCCTCGAACCTTCCCACGTGCTGCGCGCCATGGGCGTTCCGTTCAACTACGCCCACGGCTCCGTGCGCTTCAGCCTGAGCCGCTACAACACCGAAGCCGAAATCGACCGCGTGATCGAAGTGATGCCCAACATCGTGAGCGAACTGCGCAAGATTTCGCCCTTTGCGAGCTTTCTGAAGAACTAG